One genomic segment of Clostridium saccharoperbutylacetonicum N1-4(HMT) includes these proteins:
- the speE gene encoding polyamine aminopropyltransferase, translating to MELWYTEQHTENVRFSIKVEKELHTEQTEFQRIDVLEAKEFGKFFTLDGLMMITEKDEFIYHEMIVHVAMATNLNAKKILVIGAGDGGTIRELAKYDTIEKIDMVEIDKRVVDICKEYFPQTACKLDDPRVNIVYEDGLKFVRNKENEYDLIIVDSTDPFGPGEGLFTKEFYGNCFKALKEDGILVNQHESPYYDNDARAMKDAHEKIVGVFPIIKVYQLHIPTYPSGHWLFGFASKKYHPIRDLNAEAWNKLNIKTKYYNTELHVGCFALPNYVKEMLRGLTE from the coding sequence ATGGAATTATGGTATACAGAACAACATACTGAAAATGTAAGATTTTCAATTAAAGTTGAAAAGGAATTACACACAGAGCAAACTGAATTTCAAAGAATAGATGTACTGGAAGCTAAAGAATTTGGAAAATTTTTTACTTTAGATGGATTAATGATGATAACTGAAAAAGATGAATTCATTTATCATGAGATGATAGTTCATGTTGCAATGGCAACAAATCTTAATGCAAAGAAGATATTGGTTATAGGTGCTGGAGATGGTGGTACTATAAGAGAACTTGCAAAATATGATACAATTGAAAAAATTGATATGGTTGAAATAGACAAAAGAGTTGTTGATATATGTAAGGAATATTTTCCACAAACAGCATGTAAACTAGATGATCCAAGAGTTAATATAGTTTATGAAGATGGCTTAAAGTTCGTTCGTAATAAAGAAAATGAATATGATTTAATAATTGTAGACTCTACAGATCCTTTTGGACCTGGTGAAGGATTATTTACTAAAGAATTTTACGGAAATTGTTTTAAAGCATTGAAGGAAGATGGAATATTAGTTAATCAACATGAAAGTCCATATTATGATAATGATGCAAGAGCAATGAAAGACGCTCATGAAAAAATAGTAGGAGTATTCCCTATTATAAAAGTTTATCAACTACACATTCCAACATATCCATCAGGTCATTGGTTATTTGGATTTGCTTCAAAAAAATATCATCCTATAAGGGATTTAAATGCTGAAGCATGGAATAAATTAAATATAAAAACTAAATACTATAACACTGAGCTTCATGTTGGATGTTTTGCTTTACCTAATTATGTTAAAGAAATGTTGAGAGGACTTACAGAATAA
- the nspC gene encoding carboxynorspermidine decarboxylase, with product MRDIDISKLPSPCYLVDERLLKKNLETLNYVQDKTGCNIILATKAYSMYSTFPLIGKYLKGVTSSSLHEARLGYEEMGKEVHIYSPAYRDDEFEEIMKYSDHIIFNSFSQWKKFRSRIKNFEGKKIECGIRINPEYSEIETDIYNPCFANSRMGVTLDNFEEDELEGIDGLHFHTMCEQNSDTLERTIKVVDEKFGKYIKKMKWINFGGGHHITREDYDLDTLIKSINFIKDKYGVQVYLEPGEAIALNTGFLISTVLDTTKNGMDIAILDTSAECHMPDVLAMPYRPNIIGTGKPNEYEYTYRFGGPTCLAGDIIGDYSFKEPLRPGDKLIFCDMAIYSMVKNNTFNGVNLPAIVKYSEEKGIEIIRQFGYEDFKTRLS from the coding sequence ATGAGAGATATAGATATAAGTAAATTACCTTCACCATGTTATTTGGTTGATGAAAGACTTCTTAAAAAGAATTTAGAAACTTTAAACTATGTTCAGGATAAAACAGGCTGTAATATTATACTTGCAACTAAGGCATATTCTATGTATTCAACTTTCCCATTAATCGGAAAGTACTTAAAAGGTGTTACTTCAAGTTCTTTGCATGAAGCTAGACTTGGATATGAGGAAATGGGAAAAGAAGTACATATTTATTCACCTGCATATAGAGATGATGAATTTGAAGAAATAATGAAATATTCTGATCACATAATATTTAATTCTTTTAGTCAATGGAAAAAATTTAGAAGTAGAATTAAAAATTTTGAAGGAAAAAAAATAGAATGTGGTATTCGTATTAATCCAGAATACTCTGAAATAGAAACTGATATATATAATCCATGTTTTGCAAATTCAAGAATGGGAGTTACCTTAGATAACTTTGAAGAAGATGAGCTAGAAGGAATAGATGGATTACATTTTCATACAATGTGTGAGCAAAATTCTGATACTCTTGAACGTACAATAAAAGTTGTTGATGAAAAGTTTGGTAAGTATATTAAAAAGATGAAGTGGATAAATTTTGGTGGAGGACACCATATTACTAGAGAAGACTATGATTTAGATACATTAATAAAATCTATTAATTTTATAAAAGATAAATATGGAGTACAAGTATATCTAGAACCAGGTGAAGCCATTGCATTAAACACAGGCTTTCTAATATCAACAGTTTTAGATACAACTAAAAATGGAATGGATATAGCAATACTAGATACTTCAGCAGAATGTCACATGCCTGATGTGCTTGCAATGCCATATAGACCTAATATTATAGGAACAGGTAAGCCGAATGAATATGAATATACTTATAGATTTGGTGGACCAACTTGTCTCGCTGGAGATATTATTGGAGATTATTCATTTAAAGAGCCATTAAGACCAGGAGATAAGCTTATATTCTGCGATATGGCCATATATTCTATGGTTAAAAATAATACCTTTAATGGAGTTAACCTTCCTGCTATTGTAAAATATAGTGAAGAAAAAGGCATTGAGATAATAAGACAATTTGGATATGAAGATTTTAAAACTCGATTATCTTAA
- a CDS encoding saccharopine dehydrogenase family protein — translation MGRALIIGAGGVASVAIHKCCQNSEVFEEICIASRTLSKCDAIKASLEGKTKTKIQTAKVDADNVPELVALINEFKPEVVINLALPYQDLTIMDACLETKVHYVDTANYEPLDTAKFEYKWQWAYREKFEKAGITALLGTGFDPGVTGVFSAYAQKHYFDEINYIDILDANAGDHGYPFATNFNPEINIREITAPGSYWEEGKWIETEPLEIKRVYDFPEIGPKDMYLLHHEELESLGLNIKGIKRIRFWMTFSQKYITHLNVLENVGMTSIEPIEFEGKQIVPLQFLKAVLPDPASLGPRTKGKTNIGCIFQGKKDGKDKTYYVYNVCDHEECYKEVGSQAISYTTGVPAMIGASLVMKGLWKKPGVYNVEEFDPDPFMEELNKWGLPWKESFDPTLVE, via the coding sequence ATGGGAAGAGCTTTAATTATTGGTGCGGGTGGTGTTGCTAGCGTAGCTATCCACAAATGTTGTCAAAATTCAGAGGTGTTTGAAGAAATATGTATAGCAAGCAGAACTTTATCAAAATGTGATGCTATAAAAGCATCGTTGGAAGGTAAAACTAAAACTAAGATACAAACAGCTAAGGTAGATGCTGATAATGTACCAGAATTAGTAGCATTAATAAATGAATTTAAACCAGAGGTTGTTATAAATCTTGCACTTCCATATCAAGATTTAACAATTATGGATGCTTGTTTAGAAACGAAGGTTCATTATGTAGATACAGCTAACTATGAACCACTTGATACAGCTAAATTTGAATACAAATGGCAATGGGCATATAGAGAAAAGTTTGAAAAAGCAGGAATAACTGCATTACTTGGAACTGGATTTGATCCAGGGGTTACAGGAGTATTTAGTGCTTATGCTCAAAAACATTATTTTGATGAAATAAATTACATAGATATATTAGATGCAAATGCTGGAGATCATGGATATCCATTTGCAACTAACTTTAATCCTGAAATCAATATTCGTGAAATAACTGCTCCAGGAAGCTATTGGGAAGAAGGAAAATGGATAGAAACAGAACCTCTTGAAATAAAGAGAGTTTATGATTTCCCTGAAATAGGACCAAAAGATATGTACTTACTCCATCATGAAGAATTAGAATCTCTAGGTTTAAACATCAAAGGAATTAAGAGAATAAGATTCTGGATGACTTTCTCACAAAAATATATAACACATTTAAATGTGCTTGAAAATGTTGGTATGACTTCAATTGAACCAATTGAATTTGAAGGGAAACAAATAGTTCCATTACAATTTTTAAAGGCAGTTTTACCAGATCCAGCATCACTTGGACCAAGAACAAAAGGTAAGACTAACATAGGATGTATTTTCCAAGGTAAGAAAGATGGAAAAGATAAGACTTACTATGTTTACAATGTATGTGATCATGAAGAATGTTATAAAGAAGTTGGTTCACAAGCAATTTCATATACAACTGGAGTTCCAGCAATGATTGGTGCGAGCTTAGTAATGAAAGGCTTATGGAAGAAACCAGGAGTATATAATGTTGAAGAATTCGATCCAGATCCATTTATGGAAGAATTAAACAAATGGGGATTGCCATGGAAAGAAAGTTTTGATCCAACACTTGTTGAGTAG